In the genome of Ostrinia nubilalis chromosome 30, ilOstNubi1.1, whole genome shotgun sequence, one region contains:
- the LOC135086091 gene encoding protein phosphatase 1 regulatory subunit 3C: protein MAAIDMLASEQMFYGHSPPAGFLADYTPPVRRPTKLTSRGYSAPCLTAAALKPVQLSLKTATRSCIRMPTEKKKKKVVFADDRGLALEQVKFMTEPSHVPPYWALKVVASPPQERKPPPQPAVDLWEARFVQPASDYVEFRRRITEDCVALENVIVKQNECAVDGTVKVKNLDFLKEVFVRTTSDGWTTSEDTFCAFVESGPLNKNGASLYDTFGFRLQLPIHSRRLDFCVCFKCKGEEYWDNNKGQNYTIEKSSVRNLPAVSTARIKFGNSWIARSDGNGSVPYW from the coding sequence ATGGCCGCAATCGACATGCTGGCCTCGGAACAAATGTTTTACGGCCACAGCCCGCCAGCTGGCTTCCTCGCCGACTACACACCACCAGTCAGAAGACCAACGAAACTGACGTCTCGAGGATATTCGGCGCCATGTTTGACAGCTGCCGCTCTCAAACCAGTCCAGTTGAGCCTTAAAACAGCTACGCGGTCTTGCATCAGAATGCCGacggaaaagaagaagaagaaggtggTTTTTGCCGATGATCGAGGGTTAGCGTTGGAACAAGTGAAGTTTATGACGGAGCCGTCGCATGTGCCGCCGTATTGGGCTCTAAAAGTGGTGGCGAGTCCTCCACAGGAACGAAAACCGCCTCCTCAACCGGCGGTGGATCTATGGGAAGCCAGGTTCGTTCAGCCAGCGTCAGATTATGTGGAATTCCGGAGGAGGATCACGGAAGACTGTGTTGCATTGGAGAATGTGATAGTGAAACAGAATGAATGTGCCGTAGACGGGACAGTGAAAGTTAAGAACTTGGATTTTCTCAAAGAAGTGTTTGTCAGAACCACCTCTGATGGATGGACGACGAGTGAGGACACTTTCTGTGCGTTCGTGGAATCAGGGCCTCTGAACAAGAACGGCGCGTCTCTGTATGATACTTTTGGGTTCAGATTACAGCTGCCAATCCATTCTAGACGGCTGGATTTCTGCGTGTGCTTCAAATGCAAAGGGGAGGAGTACTGGGACAACAATAAGGGACAGAACTACACGATAGAGAAGTCTTCAGTCAGGAACTTGCCAGCCGTTTCTACTGCTAGAATAAAGTTTGGAAACTCTTGGATCGCGCGGTCAGATGGAAATGGAAGTGTGCCGTACTGGTGA